Proteins encoded by one window of Musa acuminata AAA Group cultivar baxijiao chromosome BXJ2-9, Cavendish_Baxijiao_AAA, whole genome shotgun sequence:
- the LOC135622369 gene encoding protein STRUBBELIG-RECEPTOR FAMILY 3-like — protein MALALSSKAWRGRQLRGELRCGIGLQDLLGRIVSLLLQKRDTIMLFARVHRLNLRLFLWVGLMLILGLPYCCAYTNELDVSAINSFYAALGSPPLPGWVPSGGDPCMEGWQGVQCVDSNITGIVINGANLGGQLGDGLGNFSSITTIDLSNNNIGSGIPENLPLTLQKFFLSANQFAGSIPSSLSKLTLLTDMSVNNNHLTGDLPDAFSSLTGLINLDLSVNNISGQLPPSMGSLSSLTTLHVQNNQLSGILDVLEDLPLKNLNIENNLFSGPVPEKLLNIPNFKKDGNPFNTSITPSSAPRQSPPQSSPSGSPIPDTMHTNSSDGPSSQESPHKLSTVKIVGYVVVAVFLVIVIVLMVIFCLSKYQERKSKHDELFRSQVGRTEMGYKKPRSEEHFAETKNEVPEAAKKGHRERKEYVTDMVMTVVKDSEKKKEHIIDMNETADIVMPQSPVENVTVTPIVLRKNVVGHSPEMMNTTPTSVRSFSVGDLQQYTDNFSEENLIRDDRLGKAYLAQSSDGKLLEVMKLDNVNSRVPADDFLELVLAVSELRHPNILELVGYCAEFDQRLFVYRYFSQKTLHDILHVGDDLNSRLSWTARLEVALGAAKALEYLHENCQPSFVHQNFGPANLLLNDELAVCVTECGLSSLMSTNSVMQLSGRMRAMYNYEAPEVNESGKFTDRSDVYSFGVVMLELLTGRKPYDSARPHSEQHLVRWASSQLYDINALSKMVDPLISGSYPEKSLSCFADIISRCIQQEPEFRPPISEVVHDLIRMVNDVKHATNDDHV, from the exons TTTCTGCTATAAATAGCTTTTATGCTGCCTTGGGTTCACCTCCTCTTCCTGGATGGGTTCCGAGTGGAGGAGACCCCTGCATGGAGGGCTGGCAAGGTGTCCAATGTGTTGACTCAAATATAACTGGAAT AGTTATAAATGGCGCAAATCTTGGGGGGCAACTGGGTGATGGATTAGGCAATTTTTCGTCAATAACGACAAT agatttgagtaacaacaataTTGGCAGTGGCATACCAGAAAATCTGCCTCTTACGTTGCAGAAATT CTTTCTTTCAGCTAACCAGTTCGCAGGAAGCATTCCAAGTTCTTTATCAAAGTTAACACTTCTGACTGACAT GTCAGTTAATAATAATCATTTGACTGGAGATTTGCCAGATGCTTTTAGTTCTCTTACTGGACTAATAAATTT GGATCTTTCTGTCAACAACATAAGTGGCCAGTTGCCACCTTCAATGGGAAGCTTGTCATCTTTAACTACATT GCATGTGCAAAATAATCAGCTTTCTGGGATCCTTGATGTGTTGGAAGATCTTCCtctcaagaattt GAACATAGAGAACAATCTGTTTTCTGGACCTGTCCCAGAGAAGTTGCTGAATATTCCAAATTTCAA AAAGGATGGAAACCCGTTTAATACCTCCATCACACCATCATCAGCGCCACGTCAATCTCCACCACAATCTTCTCCTTCAGGGTCTCCTATACCTGATACCATGCATACAAACTCTTCAGATGGTCCATCCAGTCAAGAAAGTCCCCACAAACTGTCAACCGTAAAAATCGTTGGATATGTCGTTGTCGCTGTGTTTCTAGTTATTGTCATTGTATTGatggtaatattttgcttatcaaaaTACCAAGAGAGGAAATCAAAGCATGATGAATTGTTCAGAAGCCAGGTTGGAAGAACAGAAATGGGATACAAAAAGCCTAGAAGCGAAGAACATTTTGCAGAGACAAAAAACGAAGTTCCAGAAG CTGCAAAGAAGGGCCACAGAGAAAGAAAGGAATATGTAACTGATATGGTAATGACAG TTGTGAAGGACTCTGAAAAGAAGAAGGAACACataattgatatgaatgagacagcTGATATTGTTATGCCACAGTCCCCTGTGGAAAATGTTACTGTAACTCCGATTGTCCTCAGAAAAAATGTTGTGGGCCATTCTCCAGAGATGATGAACACCACACCAACTTCTGTGAGATCCTTTTCTGTTGGAGATCTTCAACAATACACAGACAATTTTAGTGAAGAAAATCTGATCAGAGATGATAGATTGGGCAAAGCATACCTTGCACAATCTTCTGATGGAAAG CTATTGGAAGTCATGAAGCTTGACAATGTGAACTCAAGAGTACCTGCTGATGACTTTCTGGAGCTAGTATTAGCTGTCTCTGAACTGAGGCATCCTAACATTCTTGAGCTTGTGGGGTATTGTGCGGAGTTTGACCAGCGTTTATTTGTATATAGATACTTCAGTCAGAAGACCTTACATGACATACTTCATGTTGGAGATGATCTCAACAGTAGACTATCTTGGACTGCCCGCCTTGAAGTGGCCCTTGGAGCTGCAAAAGCCTTAGA GTATCTGCATGAGAATTGTCAACCATCATTTGTGCATCAGAATTTTGGACCTGCCAATCTTCTCCTTAATGATGAGCTTGCTGTATGTGTTACTGAATGTGGCTTGTCTTCTCTAATGTCAACCAACTCTGTTATGCAG TTGTCAGGCCGAATGCGTGCAATGTACAATTATGAAGCCCCTGAAGTAAATGAATCTGGGAAATTTACTGATAGAAGTGACGTTTACAGCTTTGGGGTTGTCATGCTAGAACTTCTTACCGGACGGAAACCTTATGACAG TGCCCGCCCTCATTCTGAACAACATCTTGTCAGATGGGCTAGTTCTCAGCTATATGATATCAATGCTTTATCAAAAATGGTGGATCCTTTAATATCTGGAAGTTATCCTGAGAAATCATTGTCCTGCTTTGCTGATATTATAAGCCGTTGCATTCAG CAAGAGCCAGAATTTAGGCCACCAATCTCTGAGGTTGTTCACGACCTCATTCGCATGGTAAATGATGTGAAACATGCAACAAATGATGACCATGTCTAA